A single region of the Garra rufa chromosome 6, GarRuf1.0, whole genome shotgun sequence genome encodes:
- the LOC141336828 gene encoding E3 ISG15--protein ligase HERC5-like, with amino-acid sequence MLCYWGAQVKEGFGLVKPDKVKHGNSGLRSMCPKTAVQDMSAGRSFIGFIRDGKVSVLRLRSGDSDHDGKLKQLQLNNDRIRRIVCGADGAVLLSDSGKVLIMDKSIVCKHLKGLDNRQVIQITCGDHHSMALTKDGQLLVWGENSHGQLGLRKDHPGSPSAQHVESLSGIPVAQISAGGDHSFVLSLSGVVFGWGKNSAGQLGLGDTADRHVPTVVNSLGQKKTVSISCGGEHTATLSKGGTVFTFGSGGSGQLGHNSFKDEHYPRVVAELWGSEVSQVRCGRRHTLVSVASSKLIYSFGCGIQGQLGNGEMIKQSVPFPVDLPSENNHEYTLEKLIAGKNHSFALFFKELGNELQQPKNNLSREILTLNDRMIDCWVSKSDANSWKAIKKEINTVFSSTASLNGSFLKTSSDDHYQTSEEHCGLNFALVKTSFATLSENKSVISEVAKVVQETLLPSLNPNPTGVEALRVYLLLPELIRHLQEEQRTELTEALASKILQLNPDAYKVLEMYCSKLPDDSLKNVVNLFQNESAMLLDKIAFGGIDWEIPRRLQKFVQILHMIYKVCCSTNRSITKSDFLIHEINHVLLMVRTKNAVNNMKSYPHMFNLEAKCRFLKDKEWEGTFKLTVRRTALLEDCYHQLTRADPSEDLRRHWLLVLYKEDVSKITDVNKRDFFINVFEELCAPDSQLLMYNDNNTMGWFPTKLSVEKEKYFLFGILCGLAFNNNSVVHLPFPLALFKKLLNAKPSLEDLIEFSPVLGKSLQYILDYSDDVEEMDMNFTVTWDNSEIELDPAEPGKMVTNYNRTEFVDKYVDYILNKSVEEAFEEFKRGFFKACDKCIVEMFEPEELRGVLVGNEEYDWDILKQNTTYEGSFNAEHPTIISFWEVFDELTPNEKKAFLLFLTGFEKVPIQGMSAVKMRVRPLFRFTQDHLPEALTCHALLDLPAYQNKEMLKAKLIAAINHKRGFWEE; translated from the exons ATGTTGTGTTATTGGGGAGCTCAGGTCAAAGAGGGCTTCGGGCTGGTGAAGCCTGACAAAGTCAAACATGGCAATTCTGGTTTACGATCCATGTGTCCGAAAACAGCAGTTCAGGACATGTCAGCTGGAAGAAGTTTTATTGGATTCATCCGGGATGGGAAGGTCTCGGTCCTGAGATTGCGCAGTGGAGACAGTGATCATGATGGAAAGCTAA AGCAACTACagttaaataatgacagaatcagACGAATTGTCTGTGGAGCAGATGGTGCGGTTCTACTTTCTGATTCAGGAAAAGTTCTCATTATGGACAAATCTATTGTTTGCAA GCATCTCAAAGGTCTGGATAACAGGCAGGTGATTCAGATTACATGTGGAGACCATCATTCAATGGCACTAACTAAGG ATGGTCAGTTGTTGGTATGGGGTGAGAACTCTCATGGTCAGCTGGGATTGAGGAAAGATCATCCCGGTTCTCCGTCTGCTCAACATGTTGAGAGTCTGAGTGGGATCCCAGTGGCTCAGATCAGCGCTGGAGGAGACCACAGCTTTGTGTTGTCTCTCTCTGGAGTCGTGTTTGGATGGGGAAAGAACTCTGCCGGACAGCTGGGCCTTGGAGACACTGCAG ACAGACACGTCCCAACGGTTGTAAATAGTCTGGGCCAGAAGAAAACTGTGTCCATCTCATGTGGAGGAGAACACACTGCCACTTTATCAAAG GGTGGCACAGTATTCACATTTGGATCAGGAGGTTCTGGTCAGCTTGGGCACAACTCATTTAAAGATGAACATTATCCGCGGGTGGTTGCTGAACTGTGGGGATCTGAAGTGTCACAGGTCAGATGTGGGAG acGTCACACACTCGTATCAGTCGCATCGTCAAAGCTGATCTACTCATTTGGATGTGGGATACAAGGGCAGCTGGGAAACGGAGAAATGATCAAGCAGTCTGTGCCTTTTCCTGTGGATCTGCCATCTG AAAATAATCATGAATATACACTTGAGAAACTCATTGCTGGGAAGAATCATTCATTTGCCTTATTTTTCAAA GAACTTGGGAATGAGTTACAACAGCCCAAAAACAATCTGAGCAGAGAGATTTTGACATTAAATGACAGAATGATTGATTGCTGGGTGTCCAAAAGTGATGCAAATTCATGGAAAGCCATCAAGAA GGAAATAAACACAGTATTTTCCTCTACTGCCTCTCTGAATGGAAGTTTTCTCAAAACAAG TAGTGATGACCATTATCAGACTTCTGAGGAGCATTGTGGGTTGAATTTTGCTCTGGTTAAAACATCCTTTGCAACGTTATCAGAGAATAAAAGCGTGATATCAGAG GTAGCAAAGGTGGTTCAAGAGACACTGTTGCCTTCTCTGAATCCAAATCCAACTGGTGTGGAAGCTCTGAGAGTTTATCTTCTCCTCCCTGAGTTAATCAGACATCTCCAGGAAGAACAAAGAACTGAACTCACTGAAGCTCTGGCCTCCAAAATCCTTCAGCTAAATCCTGATGCTTACAAGGTTTTAG AAATGTACTGCTCCAAACTCCCCGATGATTCTCTCAAAAACGTGGTGAACTTATTTCAAAATGAATCTGCTATGTTACTTGACAAGATTGCCTTTGGAGGTATAGACTGGGAGATACCAAGGCGCTTGCAGAAATTTGTGCAGATCCTTCATATGATCTATAAG GTCTGCTGCAGTACCAACAGAAGCATCACAAAGAGTGATTTCTTGATCCATGAGATCAATCATGTACTACTTATGGTAagaaccaaaaatg CAGTAAACAATATGAAATCATATCCACACATGTTTAACCTGGAGGCCAAATGTAGGTTTTTGAAAGACAAAGAATGGGAG GGAACTTTCAAGCTAACTGTGAGACGCACAGCGCTGCTGGAGGATTGTTATCATCAGCTGACAAGAGCCGATCCCTCAGAAGATCTCAGAAGACACTGGCTGTTG GTGCTTTACAAGGAGGATGTGAGCAAAATAACAGATGTGAACAAGAGGGACTTCTTTATCAACGTGTTCGAAGAGCTTTGTGCACCAGACTCTCAGCTGCTCATGTACAATGACAACAACACTATGGGCTGGTTCCCCACAAAG CTCAGCGTGGAGAAGGAGAAGTACTTCCTGTTTGGGATTTTGTGTGGCTTAGCCTTCAACAACAACTCTGTAGTGCATCTGCCTTTTCCTTTAGCCTTGTTCAAGAAACTTCTCAATGCCAAACCATCTCTAGAAGACTTGATTGAGTTTAGTCCAGTTCTTGGCAA GAGTTTGCAGTACATCCTGGACTACAGCGATGACGTTGAGGAAATGGACATGAACTTTACG GTCACATGGGATAATTCAGAAATCGAACTGGATCCAGCTGAGCCAGGAAAAATGGTCACCAATTATAACAG AACTGAATTTGTGGACAAGTATGTGGATTATATCCTGAATAAATCAGTGGAGGAAGCGTTTGAAGAATTCAAGAGAGGCTTCTTCAAAGCATGTGACAAATGCATAGTGGAGATGTTTGAACCAGAGGAGCTGAGAGGAGTGCTGGTGGGCAATGAAGAATATGACTGGGACATACTCAAACAG AACACCACATATGAAGGATCATTTAATGCTGAGCATCCAACCATCATCTCATTCTGGGAGGTGTTTGATGAACTGACACCAAATGAGAAAAAGGCCTTTCTGT TGTTCTTGACAGGGTTCGAGAAAGTGCCTATTCAGGGTATGAGTGCGGTGAAGATGAGAGTGAGACCCCTGTTCAGGTTTACTCAGGACCATTTACCAGAGGCCCTCACCTGCCATGCTCTGCTAGACCTTCCTGCTTATCAAAACAAGGAAATGCTAAAGGCTAAACTAATTGCAGCCATCAACCACAAGAGGGGGTTCTGGGAAGAATGA
- the herc56.1 gene encoding probable E3 ubiquitin-protein ligase HERC4 produces MLCYWGAHVREGFGLVKPDQVKHGNFGIRSVSPKTAVQDMSAGRSFAGFIRDGKVSVLRLRSEDYDHDGKLKHPPLKKDKIRWIVCGGAGAVLLSDSGKVLIMDKPTLCEPLKGLNNRQVIQIACGDHHSMALTKNGQLLVWGENSHGQLGLRKDHPGSPSAQHVESLSGIPVAQISAGGDHSFVLSLSGVVFGWGKNSAGQLGLGDTAERHVPTVVNSLQQKKTVSISCGGEHTATLSKGGAVFTFGSGGSGQLGHNSFEDEHYPRVVAELWGSKVSQVTCGRRHTLVSVASSKLIYSFGCGVQGQLGNGEMIKQSVPFPVDLPTECNDGYTIEKVIAGENNSFALFFKESGNESEPNPSREILTLDDRMVDRWLSESEAWRVGKKDINRVFSSAASLNGSFLKTSCDKHYQTSEEHCGLDFNLVKTSFAKLSKNERSISEVVKVVQETLLPSLNENQTGVESLRVYLLLPELIRRLQKQQRTELTEELAFKILQLNSDARKVLETYWSKLPDDWLKCLVKLFRKASANLIGRIAVDNINSDITTRLPKFVQILQTIYQVCCSANRNITKSNFIINEINDLLDVLQTINEDVNNKWEWFNLTGKINALIAQQNYYYAILKSLISFPCIFNLEAKCSYMKNRIWQGSFEMALRRTSLLEDSFSLLRTAKQEHLRELFLSVFYTEDMRKTDVNKRDFFHNVFKELCAPESQMFMYNDNQTMSWFPTKLRVEKEKYFLFGILCGLAFNNNSVVNLHFPLALFKKLLNVKPSLEDLIELDPGLGTLRCIQDYSEGIENLNFYFTIAWDGSVVELDPAEPGKKVTSYNRTEFVDKYVDYILNKSVEEVFEEFKRGFFKACDKCIVEMFEPEELRGVLVGNEEYDWDILKQNTTYEGSFNAEHPTIISFWEVFDELTPNEKKAFLLFLTGFEKVPILGMSAVKMRVRPLFSFTQDHLPQALTCHALLDLPIYQNKETLKAKLIEAINHKRGFWEE; encoded by the exons ATGTTGTGTTATTGGGGAGCGCATGTCAGAGAGGGCTTCGGGCTGGTGAAGCCTGACCAAGTCAAACATGGCAATTTTGGAATACGGTCCGTGTCTCCGAAAACGGCAGTTCAGGACATGTCAGCTGGAAGGAGTTTTGCTGGATTCATACGGGATGGGAAAGTCTCGGTCCTGAGATTGCGCAGTGAAGACTATGATCATGATGGAAAACTAA AGCACCCACCGCTAAAGAAGGACAAAATCAGATGGATTGTCTGTGGAGGAGCTGGCGCAGTTCTTCTTTCTGATTCAGGAAAAGTTCTCATTATGGACAAACCTACTTTGTGCGA GCCTCTCAAAGGTCTAAATAACAGGCAGGTGATTCAAATCGCATGTGGAGACCATCATTCAATGGCGCTAACTAAGA ATGGTCAGTTGTTGGTATGGGGTGAGAACTCTCATGGTCAGCTGGGATTGAGGAAAGATCATCCCGGCTCTCCGTCTGCTCAACATGTTGAGAGTCTGAGTGGGATCCCAGTGGCTCAGATCAGTGCTGGAGGAGACCACAGCTTTGTGTTGTCTCTCTCTGGAGTCGTGTTTGGATGGGGAAAGAACTCTGCTGGACAGCTGGGCCTTGGAGACACTGCAG AAAGACATGTCCCAACGGTTGTAAATAGCCTGCAACAGAAGAAAACTGTGTCAATCTCATGTGGAGGGGAACACACAGCTACTTTGTCAAAG GGTGGTGCAGTATTCACATTTGGATCAGGGGGTTCTGGTCAACTTGGGCACAACTCATTTGAAGATGAACATTATCCGCGGGTGGTTGCTGAACTGTGGGGATCTAAAGTGTCACAGGTCACATGTGGGAG ACGTCACACACTCGTATCAGTCGCATCGTCAAAGCTGATCTACTCATTTGGATGTGGGGTACAAGGGCAGCTGGGAAATGGAGAAATGATCAAGCAGTCTGTGCCTTTTCCTGTGGATCTGCCAACTG AATGCAATGATGGATATACGATTGAAAAAGTAATTGCTGGGGAGAATAATTCCTTTGCCTTGTTTTTCAAG GAATCTGGGAATGAGTCTGAACCTAATCCAAGCAGAGAGATTTTGACATTAGATGACAGAATGGTTGACCGATGGCTGTCTGAAAGTGAAGCATGGAGAGTGGGAAAGAA AGACATAAACAGAGTGTTCTCCTCTGCTGCCTCTCTGAATGGAAGTTTTCTCAAAACGAG TTGTGACAAACATTATCAGACGTCTGAAGAACATTGTGGTTTGGATTTCAATCTGGTTAAAACATCCTTTGCAAAGTTATCAAAGAATGAAAGGTCAATATCAGAG GTAGTGAAAGTGGTTCAAGAGACACTGTTGCCATCTCTGAATGAAAATCAAACTGGTGTGGAATCGCTGAGAGTTTATCTTCTCCTCCCTGAGCTCATCAGACGTCTCCAGAAACAACAACGAACTGAACTCACTGAAGAACTGGCCTTCAAAATCCTTCAGCTGAATTCTGATGCTCGCAAGGTTTTGG AGACGTACTGGTCCAAACTCCCTGATGATTGGCTCAAATGTCTGGTAAAGTTATTTCGCAAAGCATCTGCTAATTTAATTGGCAGGATTGCTGTTGACAATATAAACTCGGACATAACAACACGCCTGCCAAAATTTGTGCAGATCCTTCAGACAATCTATCAG GTCTGCTGCAGTGCCAACAGAAACATCACAAAGAGTAATTTCATCATAAATGAGATCAATGACCTACTAGATGTG CTGCAAACCATCAATGAAGATGTAAATAACAAATGGGAGTGGTTTAACCTGACTGGAAAAATCAATGCACTGATAGCCCAGCAAAACTACTATTAT GCAATCTTAAAAAGTCTAATATCCTTTCCATGCATCTTTAACCTGGAGGCCAAGTGTAGCTATATGAAGAACAGAATATGGCAG GGTAGTTTTGAGATGGCTCTGAGACGCACATCGCTGCTGGAGGACAGTTTCTCTCTGCTGAGAACTGCCAAGCAGGAACATCTCAGAGAACTTTTTCTGTCG GTGTTTTACACAGAGGATATGAGAAAAACGGATGTCAACAAGAGGGACTTTTTTCACAATGTGTTTAAGGAGCTTTGTGCACCAGAGTCTCAGATGTTTATGTACAATGATAACCAAACTATGAGCTGGTTCCCAACAAAG CTCCGCGTGGAGAAAGAGAAGTACTTCCTGTTTGGGATTCTGTGTGGTTTGGCCTTCAACAACAACTCTGTAGTGAATCTGCATTTTCCTTTAGCCTTGTTCAAGAAACTTCTCAATGTCAAACCATCTTTAGAAGACTTGATCGAGTTGGATCCAGGTCTTGGCAC TTTGCGGTGCATCCAGGACTACAGTGAAGGAATTGAGAATTTGAATTTTTACTTCACG ATTGCATGGGATGGATCCGTAGTCGAACTGGATCCAGCTGAGCCAGGAAAAAAGGTCACCAGTTATAACAG AACAGAATTTGTGGACAAGTACGTGGATTATATCCTGAATAAATCAGTGGAGGAAGTGTTTGAAGAATTCAAGAGAGGCTTCTTCAAAGCATGTGACAAATGCATAGTGGAGATGTTTGAACCAGAGGAGCTGAGAGGAGTGCTGGTGGGCAATGAAGAATATGACTGGGACATACTCAAACAG AACACCACATATGAAGGATCATTTAATGCTGAGCATCCAACCATCATCTCATTCTGGGAGGTGTTTGATGAACTGACACCAAATGAGAAAAAGGCCTTTCTGT TGTTCTTGACAGGATTCGAGAAAGTGCCCATTCTGGGTATGAGTGCGGTGAAGATGAGAGTGAGACCCCTGTTCAGCTTCACTCAGGACCATCTTCCACAGGCCCTCACCTGCCATGCTCTGCTAGACCTTCCCATTTATCAGAACAAGGAAACACTGAAGGCTAAACTAATTGAAGCCATCAACCACAAGAGGGGGTTCTGGGAAGAATGA